A window of Planctomycetota bacterium contains these coding sequences:
- a CDS encoding PH domain-containing protein translates to MPDVWRHRALVIGIWAVGLRVAVGFLQWLACTYVLTDRRILKQYGVVNVCVRCVGLEEIENTFVAQAAFQRAVGIGTIFFRCGNREREAQSWEHVRRPKEVHGRIVAQIDRWKQTRSMTEGE, encoded by the coding sequence GTGCCGGACGTCTGGCGGCACCGGGCCCTTGTGATCGGCATCTGGGCGGTGGGCCTGCGGGTTGCGGTCGGGTTCCTGCAGTGGCTCGCCTGCACGTACGTTCTGACGGACCGGCGGATACTGAAGCAGTACGGCGTCGTGAACGTGTGCGTGCGGTGCGTGGGCCTGGAGGAGATTGAGAACACGTTTGTGGCGCAGGCGGCGTTTCAGCGGGCGGTGGGGATCGGCACGATCTTTTTCCGGTGCGGCAATCGCGAACGCGAGGCGCAGTCCTGGGAACACGTCCGGCGGCCCAAAGAGGTCCACGGTCGGATCGTCGCCCAGATCGATCGGTGGAAGCAGACTCGCTCGATGACGGAAGGCGAATAG